TTCATGTAGTATATCTTCGATTTTTCCATCAAAAATTTTGTTTGCTCTAGCAAGGCCACCATCAATTTTGAAGGCACCTTTATCTAGGGATTCCAAGTCAACCACATATTCTTTTTCTAATTGTTGTTTGATTCGATCAATCCATTTAATTTGCACAGGTGTAAAGTTGTGCGTGGATTTAATTACCACAATAGCTTTATCAAGTCGCTCTTGAAATGGGATTAATGCGTCGCCAATTGCTTCGCGACGAACAAATCCGATAAGACTTGCCGCAATTTCACGAGTAGATTTTAGCTTTTCTTTGTAGGCTTTTTCCAAAGTTGCTTCTTTATATCCTTGATTATCCAAGATTAGCTTTAATTCTCGCAGCTCAGCTTTTGTTAAATCTCGTGGACGAGTAGCAATAATAATCAAAGCTTGAACTTTGTTGACGTTATCTTTGATGAATTTGCTAAAACCTTCAATGTAATCTTCTGGTCTTCCGGTTTCACCAAATCCTTGCTCAACACCGATAAGTTGATCATCGTGTTCTGAAATAATCATTTTCTTTTTGTCTTGCTGAAGTTTATCAAGCCACTTTGCCAGCTGTTCAAAACGCAAGTCCCAATCCTGTTGGGTGAGGCTTCGAGTTTTCATTTTTTCGACATATTCTTCGGGATCAAGGCCACCAGTAAGTTGTCTAAACTCAGCTTCCGCTTCGCCCTTGATTCGACGTTTGCGAGCATTAAGTTTTGCTACGATCTGCTCGATGATGTGATCTTTAACCTCGGACTTTTTATTATTTTTAAGTTCCTTAGCTAGTTCTTCTAACGTGATGCTTGGATTTGGAGTTACGGGCTTCATAGCCGAATATGGTTGTAAGGCATCATATAAGCCAACTGCATCATAAATTTTAAAGAAGTCTTTTTGGATTTTTTCACAAAGCCTTGTCGCGCGGCCTATCATTTGATCATACAAGATACGGCTTTTCACTTGGCGTAAGAAAACGATATTACAAATTTCAGGGACGTCAATACCGGTAGTCAGAAGATCTACAGTTGTCACAATGGAAGGAAAATTTTCATTTTTAAACAATCTTATTTTTTCAAGAGGCTTATCTACGCTTGCAGTTATTTTTGTAATTGCATTGCGATCAATGTCACCATATTTGGCTTTAAAGGCATCGTTTAAAAGTCTTACAACCATATCCGCATGGTCATCTCTAGCGCAAAAAATCAAAGTCTTTTCATTAGAATCCCACTCGATATGGTTCACGAGTTCTTCGCAGACTGTTTTATTAAAATTTTCAGTTATGACATTCGTATTAAAGTCTTCAACTTCTAAAGCCAGCTCGTCTGGGGTTTGCTCAAGTTGAATTTTAGAGGTGGTGGGATCATAGACTTTAATGTCTTCGTTCTTTTTCCACTTCATACCTTCTTCGCTGAGTTTCGTTTTGATTTTGTATGGCTCTTGGTGATCAACCAAGTAGCCATCAATTACAGCTTCACGATAGCTATAGGTAAAGACAGGCTTACCAAAAATTTCTGTTGTATGAAGTGCGGGGGTAGCAGTTAAACCGATTTTTACTGCATCAAAATACTCAACCACTCGACGATACTTCGAAATATAGTCTTCCTCATTGCGGTATTGAAATTCTTCGCCGCTAAGTTGTTTGTCTAAAGTGTAACCTCTGTGACATTCGTCGATGACGATGCAGTCGTATTGATCAATAGGGATCATTGGCTCTTCGACAGATGGGTACAAAATACGTTTAATCAATGCTTGTACAGTGGCGAAGTGAACTTTAGTTGCTGTGTCCGGCTTAATTTCATCAAGACCTTTTATGTCGTAGATGTCACTGAAGGTTTTGTTATTTTCAATCTTCATTTCCTTAAAGCTGTCTTCTGCTTGTCCACCAAGTGAGGTACGATCCACTAGAAATAAAATTCTATTAAAACGTTCGGATTTTATTAGACGA
This is a stretch of genomic DNA from Bdellovibrio reynosensis. It encodes these proteins:
- the hsdR gene encoding type I restriction-modification system endonuclease, which gives rise to MSNVQFLKIYDSILVELFSRAEEYVHSDPNTALFKIRQFAEILAKYTAAQVGVPEWQQDKQVDLLNLFRNRGIYGQQALDLFHSIRKTGNKAAHTVHGSSSDALSHLKMAHHLAIIFHRTFSTDKTFTAEYKTPQPTAKVAVDILKAEKDRATDLEKEIKALHEKLRIIEANNEAQSATQKAAILSLKKASDDLQLDEKETRLLIDEQLRDAGWEVDTASLRYSKGTRPQKNKNIAIAEWPTENGNADYALFCGLKFVGVVEAKKKAKDVKSDLSQSERYSKGIKTSDEFELLGQWEKYSVPFLYSTNGRPYIEQLKEKSGIWFLDARLNANLPRPLVAWPSPEGLLSLSQKDESKAIQKLKDESTDYLPLRDYQKNAITKVEDTIAKGKREILVAMATGTGKTRTCIGLTYRLIKSERFNRILFLVDRTSLGGQAEDSFKEMKIENNKTFSDIYDIKGLDEIKPDTATKVHFATVQALIKRILYPSVEEPMIPIDQYDCIVIDECHRGYTLDKQLSGEEFQYRNEEDYISKYRRVVEYFDAVKIGLTATPALHTTEIFGKPVFTYSYREAVIDGYLVDHQEPYKIKTKLSEEGMKWKKNEDIKVYDPTTSKIQLEQTPDELALEVEDFNTNVITENFNKTVCEELVNHIEWDSNEKTLIFCARDDHADMVVRLLNDAFKAKYGDIDRNAITKITASVDKPLEKIRLFKNENFPSIVTTVDLLTTGIDVPEICNIVFLRQVKSRILYDQMIGRATRLCEKIQKDFFKIYDAVGLYDALQPYSAMKPVTPNPSITLEELAKELKNNKKSEVKDHIIEQIVAKLNARKRRIKGEAEAEFRQLTGGLDPEEYVEKMKTRSLTQQDWDLRFEQLAKWLDKLQQDKKKMIISEHDDQLIGVEQGFGETGRPEDYIEGFSKFIKDNVNKVQALIIIATRPRDLTKAELRELKLILDNQGYKEATLEKAYKEKLKSTREIAASLIGFVRREAIGDALIPFQERLDKAIVVIKSTHNFTPVQIKWIDRIKQQLEKEYVVDLESLDKGAFKIDGGLARANKIFDGKIEDILHEINELIWQQTV